The DNA region TGAATTCCTCATGCAGATAGAAGGTGACGGTATGAGTGAAGCTCCTAGGAGTTGCTGAGCACCAGGTCTTTGCAGGGATCGAAACCACGCTGCCAGGCCCGAGCTGAGTTGTGCCTTCTGCAAATGTCAGGTCGGACCATCCAGCTGTAACGAATACGACTTTCACACAATCCGTCAGCACTTGCTGTGTCTGCTTGATATGAACCATCTCGTGGACCATCAACGGCCCGCGCTGTCCGCGAAAGAGGAGGTCGTCCGTCAGATGGATCATTTGCGGACCTCAGAGGTTCATCGCTCTGGGGGCCTGCACAATCGTCCTGTTCAAGGGCTCAGGGACGGGGTGAGGTGATGCACGTCCCGCTCGGGCATGCCAGCGGCGCGTACGGTGCTCGATCTCGATAGGGTACGAAAAGCACTCGCTGACCAGTTGGGTGGTGAGTACGTCGTGAGCTGGACCGGATGCGTGCACGCGTCCGTCCTTGATGAGCATGGCGTGTGTGGTCGTCTCGGGGAGTTCTTCAAGGTGGTGGGTCACCAAGATTGTCGCGAGCGCAGGCTGTTCCCGATGCAGTTCGTCGACGGTCGTGAGGAATTGCTCTCGTGCAGCGACATCCAGGCCTGTGGAGGGCTCATCTAGGAGCAGGAGAGGCGGGTCAACCAACAGAGATCGTGCGATCAAGGTGCGTCCCCGTTCACCTTGCGACATCGTCTCCCAGGTTGCGTGTTTAAGCGCGCCCAGTCCAAGCATTCGAGTCAGTTCAGTGGCTCGCTCGACGACTTCGGTATCAGGTCCCACCGCATCATGAGTTCCGTGGTGCCTGTCGCGCCAGTGAGTACGACCTCGAGCACGGTCAGGGGTGCACGGAGGGGGTGGCGGGGATTGACGTGACCAATCGACTGTCGTAATTCCCGGATGTCAACCCGTCCTAGCTTGCGCCCGAGAACGTGCACGCTGCCACGCGTCGGGTGAT from Leucobacter sp. UCMA 4100 includes:
- a CDS encoding ATP-binding cassette domain-containing protein, with translation MSEKEILRLDSVDFVRDAREILTDVHLTVRAGEHWALIGPNGAGKSTILSMCGAVNHPTRGSVHVLGRKLGRVDIRELRQSIGHVNPRHPLRAPLTVLEVVLTGATGTTELMMRWDLIPKSSSEPLN